A genomic segment from Roseibium algicola encodes:
- a CDS encoding N-acetylmuramoyl-L-alanine amidase produces the protein MKPQVDQGPGTVLRLAKSFAVVLSICVAAFAGLTCAASAEPEKARVTGARVAGDEARTRFVLDMNRQVTPTISGLANPARLIIDLPEVTFSLPADSGESGRGLVTDWRFGLFAVGRSRVVMDLTGPVKVDKTFFLPAVDDQPARLVVDLVSATADEFDTFVETSRPKRVVAGSDSAPKSDRLTAPKNRDKPLIVLDPGHGGIDTGATGVHGTLEKAIVLDFAQLLKEKLDESGLYNVQLTRDDDTFIPLGRRVEIGHELEADLFISIHADSVRRGQKLARGATVYTISDRASDQLAEDLAQSENMSDVIAGVDLTEEPTEVTDILIDLARRETRSFSVYFARSLVDELKSAVRLINNPHRSAGFRVLKAHDVPSVLVELGYLSNEHDEKLLISDEWRERMANAMTEAVHGFFRPRLARQQAAPSQ, from the coding sequence ATGAAACCGCAAGTAGACCAGGGACCGGGCACTGTTTTGAGACTGGCGAAGTCTTTCGCAGTGGTTTTGAGCATCTGCGTTGCTGCGTTTGCCGGCCTGACTTGTGCCGCATCTGCCGAACCGGAAAAGGCCCGGGTAACCGGAGCGCGCGTGGCGGGAGACGAGGCGCGCACGCGATTCGTTCTTGATATGAACCGTCAGGTGACACCGACCATCTCCGGCCTTGCCAATCCGGCCCGGCTGATCATTGACCTTCCCGAAGTGACATTTTCGCTGCCGGCCGATTCTGGCGAGAGCGGGCGAGGGCTTGTCACCGACTGGCGCTTCGGCCTCTTTGCGGTTGGAAGATCCCGTGTGGTGATGGACCTGACGGGACCGGTGAAGGTCGACAAGACATTTTTCCTGCCGGCTGTCGATGACCAGCCTGCGCGGCTTGTTGTGGACCTTGTCAGCGCGACAGCCGACGAATTCGACACCTTTGTCGAGACCTCAAGGCCCAAGCGCGTCGTCGCCGGGAGTGATTCCGCACCGAAAAGTGACCGGTTGACCGCTCCCAAGAACAGGGACAAGCCACTGATCGTCCTTGATCCGGGGCATGGCGGTATCGACACCGGGGCGACAGGTGTCCACGGAACTCTCGAAAAGGCGATCGTTCTCGACTTCGCTCAGCTGCTCAAGGAAAAGCTGGACGAAAGCGGGCTCTACAACGTTCAACTTACCCGGGATGATGACACATTCATCCCGCTGGGGCGCCGAGTTGAAATCGGTCATGAGCTCGAAGCCGATCTCTTCATCTCCATTCACGCCGATTCTGTCCGGCGCGGGCAGAAATTGGCGCGTGGCGCGACCGTCTACACAATTTCAGACAGGGCGTCGGACCAACTGGCCGAAGATCTGGCCCAATCAGAAAACATGTCGGACGTCATCGCCGGTGTGGATCTGACGGAAGAGCCAACAGAGGTGACAGATATCCTGATCGATCTTGCGCGACGCGAAACGAGGTCGTTTTCGGTCTATTTCGCCCGGTCGCTGGTGGACGAACTCAAAAGCGCTGTCCGGCTGATCAACAATCCGCATCGTTCTGCGGGTTTCCGGGTGTTGAAGGCCCATGATGTGCCCTCGGTGCTGGTCGAGCTCGGCTATCTCTCCAACGAACATGACGAGAAGCTTCTGATTTCCGACGAATGGCGTGAACGCATGGCGAATGCCATGACCGAGGCTGTTCACGGATTTTTCCGGCCGCGGCTTGCGCGGCAACAAGCAGCACCGTCACAGTAA
- the accB gene encoding acetyl-CoA carboxylase biotin carboxyl carrier protein yields MMRNDNKKFDTALIRDLAVLLDETNLSEIELEQGDTRIRVARQMTISAPVNVAAPMAAPTAPAAAASPAAAAPAAEPAHAGTTVTSPMVGTAYLAAEPGAPAFIQVGDKVVEGQTILIIEAMKTMNHIPATKAGTVKQILVDDAQPVEFGEPLIIVE; encoded by the coding sequence ATGATGCGTAATGATAACAAGAAATTCGACACGGCCCTGATCCGGGACCTCGCCGTTCTCCTGGATGAGACAAATCTCTCGGAAATCGAACTGGAACAAGGTGACACGCGCATTCGCGTGGCCCGTCAGATGACGATCAGCGCACCGGTGAACGTTGCAGCACCTATGGCCGCACCGACAGCGCCGGCCGCAGCGGCTTCCCCGGCAGCAGCAGCGCCTGCCGCCGAACCGGCCCACGCCGGCACGACCGTGACCTCGCCAATGGTCGGCACGGCCTATCTCGCCGCCGAACCGGGCGCGCCTGCCTTCATTCAGGTTGGCGACAAGGTGGTGGAAGGTCAGACGATCCTGATCATCGAAGCCATGAAAACCATGAACCACATTCCTGCCACCAAGGCGGGCACCGTCAAGCAGATCCTTGTGGACGACGCTCAGCCGGTGGAATTCGGCGAACCGCTTATTATCGTCGAATAA
- a CDS encoding M48 family metalloprotease, with product MAQGRSLPLVRDAETEHLLKDYATPIFKAAGISNSEPEIILVNDKSFNAFVPDSRRMFINIGVIMESETPGEVIGVIAHESGHIAGRHLVRLRAAAANAQIISVIGMILGAGAAAAGAASGSGEVASGGGAVIMGSGSVGQRSFLSYQRGEEAAADRAALKYLSATGQSPRGLLKTFERMSEQQMFTRKYADPYAQSHPMAQDRYNSLATDAQKSKYFNQPEDYVLQYRHDMVRAKLFAFTSHPSATLRAYPRSDKSPQAQYARAIAAMKSRGKGAVKEIDALIRTQPNNPYYYELKGQALIEGGDPKGAIAPFRKALSFKPTEPQFLTWLGYALVASNDKSNLPEAERILKEAIQRDQNSGVAYSQLAIAHGRQGERAEADLATAKGLMVSGDFQAAKRYAARAQKSLKRGTPAWLQADDIVAYNPPNLPNNGR from the coding sequence ATGGCACAGGGGCGCAGCCTGCCGCTCGTGCGCGATGCAGAAACGGAACATCTTCTGAAGGACTATGCGACGCCGATCTTCAAGGCTGCCGGCATTTCCAATTCAGAACCGGAAATCATTCTGGTCAACGACAAGAGCTTCAACGCTTTCGTTCCCGACAGCCGCAGGATGTTCATCAACATCGGTGTCATCATGGAATCGGAAACACCCGGTGAAGTGATTGGCGTGATTGCCCATGAATCGGGCCACATCGCCGGTCGTCATCTCGTGCGCCTGCGTGCCGCTGCCGCCAATGCCCAGATCATCTCTGTCATCGGCATGATTCTCGGTGCGGGGGCCGCGGCAGCCGGTGCGGCCTCCGGGTCCGGTGAGGTTGCTTCGGGCGGTGGCGCTGTGATCATGGGCTCGGGATCCGTCGGCCAGCGGTCGTTCCTGTCCTATCAGCGCGGCGAAGAAGCTGCAGCCGACCGGGCTGCACTCAAATACCTGAGTGCCACCGGACAAAGCCCGCGCGGCCTGCTGAAGACCTTCGAGCGCATGTCGGAACAACAGATGTTCACCCGCAAGTACGCCGACCCTTATGCCCAGAGCCATCCGATGGCGCAGGACCGCTACAACAGTCTGGCGACCGACGCGCAGAAATCGAAATACTTCAACCAGCCGGAAGACTATGTACTGCAATACAGGCACGACATGGTGCGGGCCAAGCTGTTCGCCTTCACCAGCCATCCGTCCGCCACGTTGCGAGCCTATCCGCGCAGCGACAAAAGCCCCCAGGCACAATATGCACGCGCTATTGCCGCAATGAAGAGCCGGGGAAAAGGCGCGGTCAAGGAGATAGACGCCCTGATCCGCACGCAGCCGAACAACCCCTATTATTACGAGCTTAAGGGGCAGGCCCTGATCGAAGGTGGCGATCCCAAAGGCGCGATTGCGCCCTTCCGCAAGGCTCTGTCGTTCAAACCGACCGAACCGCAGTTCCTCACCTGGCTCGGGTATGCGCTGGTTGCTTCGAACGACAAGTCCAATCTGCCGGAGGCAGAACGCATCTTGAAGGAGGCGATCCAGCGGGACCAGAACTCGGGCGTTGCCTACAGTCAGCTGGCCATTGCCCACGGCCGCCAGGGCGAGCGTGCGGAAGCTGATTTGGCAACTGCGAAAGGCCTGATGGTGAGTGGCGATTTCCAGGCTGCCAAACGCTACGCGGCGCGTGCTCAAAAAAGTTTGAAGAGAGGAACGCCGGCATGGCTTCAAGCGGACGACATTGTAGCGTACAACCCACCTAATCTGCCTAACAACGGCCGCTGA
- a CDS encoding penicillin-binding protein 1A has product MVKFFGYLFGIGAIFALLIAAGVWMYLQDLTKDLPDYTALKNYEPPVMTRVHAADGSLMAEYATQRRMFLPIQAIPDRVKQAFVAAEDKNFYTHIGVDPEGIARAAVRFIQNYGSGRRPEGASTITQQVAKNFLLSDLVSEERERRSAAYERKVKEAVLSLRIEQAYTKDEILELYLNEIYFGFGAYGVAAASLIYFDKSVHELSLEEIAYMAALPKGPSNYHPYRKTEAAIARRNYVIDRMIADGYVSAQDGEEAKQKPIVVKPRETGSRLFAAEYFTEEVRREVADIFGDKRLYEGGLSVRSTLDPEMQKLARKSLMDGLIAFDHQRGSWNGPVDKITLGADWGIDLAKVEALSDLPEWKLAVVLEAGGEEAKIGVQPERQVSGQLSEERKTGPLFLSTMKWARVKGRAPSAVSDVLTPGDVVYVQESPVAPGTYELRQIPKVSGALVAMDPYTGRVLALVGGFSFAQSEFNRATQAYRQPGSSFKPFLYAAALDNGYTPSSVIMDAPLEISQGPGLGTWRPQNYGGKFYGPSTLRTGIELSRNVMTVRLAQDMGMPLVAEYAKRFGIYDNMLPVLSMSLGAGETTVLRLTTAYATIANGGRKVRPTLIDRIQDRYGRTIYKHDSRICDGCTQDVWEGQDEPTLIDDREQVLDPMTAYQITSMMEGVVQRGTATSVRAVGRPVAGKTGTTNDEKDAWFMGFTPDLAVGVFVGFDNPKPMGRGATGGQVAAPIFTEFVKTALADKPPVEFRVPKGLQLIPINRRTGLRTAAGDPGSILEAFKPGMAPPDSYSVIGFQDTMGVPTAVSPEAQQAVTVGTGGLY; this is encoded by the coding sequence TTGGTGAAGTTTTTTGGCTACCTGTTCGGAATCGGCGCGATCTTTGCGCTGCTGATTGCCGCTGGGGTCTGGATGTACCTGCAGGACCTGACGAAGGATCTGCCGGATTATACGGCCCTGAAGAACTATGAGCCACCGGTCATGACGCGTGTGCATGCCGCTGACGGTAGTCTTATGGCCGAATACGCGACTCAAAGGCGCATGTTCCTGCCGATCCAGGCAATCCCGGATCGCGTCAAGCAGGCGTTTGTCGCAGCCGAAGACAAGAATTTCTACACCCACATCGGTGTTGACCCGGAAGGCATCGCCCGTGCGGCGGTGCGTTTCATCCAGAACTATGGGTCCGGCCGTCGTCCGGAAGGTGCTTCGACCATCACGCAGCAGGTCGCAAAGAACTTCCTCTTGTCCGATCTCGTGAGCGAAGAGCGTGAACGCCGTTCCGCCGCGTATGAGCGAAAGGTAAAGGAAGCGGTTCTTTCCCTGCGCATCGAGCAGGCCTACACCAAGGACGAAATTCTCGAGCTTTATCTCAACGAGATCTATTTCGGCTTCGGGGCCTACGGCGTCGCAGCCGCTTCGCTGATCTATTTCGACAAGTCGGTTCACGAACTGTCGCTTGAAGAAATCGCCTATATGGCAGCGCTGCCGAAAGGTCCGAGCAACTATCATCCTTACAGGAAGACAGAGGCCGCCATTGCGCGCCGCAACTACGTGATCGATCGTATGATCGCAGATGGTTACGTAAGCGCCCAGGATGGCGAGGAAGCCAAACAGAAACCGATTGTCGTCAAGCCGCGTGAAACCGGATCTCGCCTGTTTGCCGCCGAGTACTTCACTGAGGAAGTCCGCCGCGAAGTGGCCGACATCTTCGGCGACAAGCGCCTTTACGAAGGCGGGCTTTCGGTGCGATCGACGCTTGACCCCGAAATGCAGAAACTGGCCCGCAAGTCGTTGATGGACGGTTTGATTGCCTTCGATCATCAGCGTGGCAGCTGGAATGGCCCTGTCGACAAGATCACCCTTGGTGCCGACTGGGGCATCGATCTGGCCAAGGTGGAAGCCCTGAGCGATCTGCCGGAGTGGAAGCTCGCAGTGGTTCTGGAAGCCGGCGGCGAAGAGGCCAAGATTGGCGTTCAGCCGGAACGGCAGGTCAGTGGCCAGCTTTCCGAAGAACGCAAGACCGGCCCGTTGTTCCTGAGCACCATGAAATGGGCCCGGGTCAAGGGCAGGGCACCGAGCGCCGTTTCCGATGTGCTGACGCCTGGCGATGTTGTTTATGTCCAGGAAAGCCCGGTTGCGCCGGGAACCTATGAACTTCGTCAGATCCCGAAGGTGTCGGGCGCTCTGGTGGCGATGGATCCCTATACCGGCCGTGTCCTTGCACTTGTCGGTGGTTTCAGCTTTGCACAGAGCGAATTCAACCGTGCAACGCAGGCCTACCGGCAGCCTGGTTCGTCCTTCAAGCCGTTCCTTTACGCTGCCGCTCTCGACAACGGTTACACGCCGTCCTCAGTTATCATGGACGCGCCTCTGGAAATCAGCCAGGGCCCGGGTCTCGGCACGTGGCGCCCGCAGAACTACGGCGGCAAATTCTACGGTCCGTCGACCCTGCGCACAGGCATCGAGCTGTCGCGGAACGTCATGACTGTTCGGCTCGCTCAGGACATGGGCATGCCGCTGGTCGCAGAATATGCGAAGCGTTTCGGCATCTACGACAACATGCTTCCGGTTCTGTCCATGTCACTTGGTGCGGGGGAAACCACCGTGCTGCGGCTGACCACCGCTTATGCGACCATCGCAAATGGCGGCAGGAAAGTTCGACCGACGCTGATCGACCGTATTCAGGACCGTTACGGCCGTACCATCTACAAGCATGACAGCCGTATCTGTGACGGCTGTACGCAGGATGTGTGGGAAGGCCAGGACGAACCGACCCTGATCGACGACCGCGAGCAGGTACTCGACCCGATGACTGCCTATCAGATCACATCGATGATGGAAGGCGTGGTTCAGCGCGGTACGGCAACGTCCGTTCGTGCGGTTGGTCGTCCGGTCGCCGGCAAGACCGGTACCACCAACGACGAAAAAGACGCCTGGTTCATGGGCTTTACGCCGGATCTTGCGGTCGGCGTGTTTGTGGGCTTCGACAATCCGAAACCGATGGGCCGCGGGGCAACCGGCGGTCAGGTGGCGGCGCCGATCTTCACCGAGTTCGTCAAGACTGCTCTGGCCGACAAGCCGCCGGTGGAATTCCGTGTACCCAAGGGTCTTCAGCTGATCCCGATCAACCGCCGCACCGGTCTTAGAACCGCTGCCGGTGATCCGGGTTCGATCCTGGAAGCCTTCAAGCCGGGTATGGCCCCGCCGGACAGTTACTCCGTCATCGGGTTCCAGGACACCATGGGAGTTCCGACTGCAGTTTCTCCGGAAGCGCAGCAGGCCGTTACGGTCGGCACAGGCGGTCTTTACTAA
- a CDS encoding ribonuclease E/G: MANKMLIDAGHPEETRVVVVRGNRVEEFDFEAANRKQLRGNIYLAKVTRVEPSLQAAFVEYGGNRHGFLAFSEIHPDYYQIPVADREALLAAEAADRQRDDSDGEEKPKRRRRSRASRNEAAETVASDKVEADASEDTAEGDEEAVKATEDTDAVSEETSADETDGEGVSARSTDEDASDEEDDEAASSEEEADEEEEAPVRSRGRGRGRRRQRQNDDDDDADNDVDAVESVGAEDAMEEVPERIIPLRKQYKIQEVIKRRQIILVQVVKEERGNKGAALTTYLSLAGRYSVLMPNTARGGGISRKITQPTDRKRLKKIASELDVPEGMGVILRTAGASRTKAEIKRDFEYLMRLWENVRELTLKSSAPSLVYEEGSLVKRSIRDLYNKDINEVLVAGEEGYREAKDFMRMLMPSHAKNVQPYRDPSPLFIRYGVEPQLDAMFSPQVTLKSGGYIVINQTEALVSIDVNSGKSTREHNIEDTALQTNLEAAEEVTRQLRLRDLAGLIVIDFIDMEESKNNRSVERKLKDCLKNDRARIQVGRISHFGLLEMSRQRIRTGVLESSTTPCPHCQGTGMIRSVESVALHVLRSVEDNLLKGASHNLIIRTTTQVALYILNQKRSNLVDLETRFAIDVEVHADDMVNGQLYVLERGAPVDRDRVPMPVPAIVQPDTIEIIDEDTEQPDIEEFAQEDDNDGRRRRRRRKRRRGGSDNQQDDGESRQVNAEADDADGDDEQPQEARSGGDEDGDDEPRRKRRRGRRGGRRGRRNGDDMQAEGGAENDGETNDETREAASSEEQQDDQTGSEAVAVAESGQETEAAGAASQDGAQADEAKAVDGDTVSDASGESPAEETAQQDGAAVPVEADAADETPVMAEADTIVVETPTSEQPIASEADADAEEEAPARKAPAEPVVTSETSGDDDKEDKPKRGGWWQRGRSFF; the protein is encoded by the coding sequence ATGGCAAACAAAATGCTGATCGACGCGGGCCACCCGGAAGAGACCCGGGTCGTCGTCGTGCGTGGCAATCGGGTTGAAGAATTCGACTTTGAAGCAGCTAATCGGAAGCAACTGCGCGGAAACATATATCTTGCCAAGGTAACCCGGGTCGAACCGTCCCTGCAGGCCGCATTCGTCGAATATGGCGGAAATCGCCACGGGTTCCTCGCTTTCAGCGAAATTCACCCTGACTACTATCAGATCCCTGTTGCCGACCGGGAAGCACTTCTGGCTGCGGAAGCAGCCGACAGACAGCGTGATGATTCGGACGGTGAAGAAAAACCAAAGCGCCGCCGCCGCTCCCGTGCATCACGAAACGAGGCTGCTGAAACCGTTGCCAGCGACAAGGTTGAGGCGGATGCCTCCGAAGACACCGCAGAAGGCGACGAAGAGGCCGTAAAAGCCACAGAAGATACTGACGCAGTTTCCGAAGAGACCTCTGCCGACGAAACGGATGGCGAAGGCGTATCGGCGCGCAGCACAGACGAAGACGCCTCTGACGAGGAAGACGACGAAGCTGCCTCTTCCGAGGAAGAAGCAGACGAAGAAGAAGAGGCTCCGGTTCGCTCACGTGGCCGCGGGCGCGGCCGTCGCCGCCAGCGCCAGAACGACGATGACGATGATGCCGACAATGATGTCGATGCCGTCGAATCCGTCGGCGCGGAAGATGCGATGGAAGAAGTTCCTGAACGCATTATCCCGCTGCGCAAGCAATACAAGATTCAGGAAGTCATCAAGCGCCGCCAGATCATTCTGGTGCAGGTGGTCAAGGAAGAGCGCGGCAACAAGGGCGCCGCACTGACGACCTACCTGTCGCTCGCAGGCCGCTATTCCGTGCTGATGCCGAACACCGCCCGTGGCGGCGGCATTTCGCGCAAAATTACCCAGCCGACTGACCGCAAGCGCCTGAAGAAGATCGCCTCCGAACTGGATGTGCCGGAAGGCATGGGCGTGATCCTGCGCACCGCCGGTGCAAGCCGGACGAAGGCCGAGATCAAGCGCGACTTCGAATACCTGATGCGGCTCTGGGAAAACGTTCGCGAGTTGACCTTGAAATCCAGTGCCCCAAGCCTCGTCTACGAGGAAGGCAGTCTGGTCAAGCGATCGATCCGCGACCTCTACAACAAGGACATCAACGAGGTCCTTGTTGCGGGCGAAGAAGGCTACCGCGAGGCCAAGGACTTCATGCGCATGCTCATGCCGAGCCATGCGAAGAACGTCCAGCCCTACCGCGACCCCTCGCCGCTGTTTATCCGCTACGGTGTCGAACCGCAGCTCGATGCAATGTTCTCGCCGCAGGTTACGCTGAAGTCCGGTGGTTATATCGTCATCAACCAGACCGAAGCTCTGGTCTCGATCGACGTGAACTCCGGCAAGTCAACCCGCGAACACAATATCGAGGACACCGCGCTCCAGACGAACCTGGAAGCGGCGGAAGAAGTGACCCGACAGCTACGCCTGCGCGATCTTGCCGGCCTGATCGTCATCGACTTCATCGACATGGAAGAGTCGAAGAACAATCGGTCGGTCGAGCGCAAGCTGAAGGATTGTCTGAAGAACGACCGCGCCCGCATTCAGGTTGGCCGGATCTCGCACTTCGGCCTGCTGGAAATGTCGCGTCAGCGCATCCGCACCGGCGTTCTGGAAAGCTCGACCACGCCTTGCCCGCATTGCCAGGGCACCGGCATGATCCGGTCTGTGGAATCCGTTGCCCTGCACGTGCTGCGTTCGGTTGAGGACAACCTTCTGAAAGGAGCGTCCCACAACCTGATCATTCGCACCACTACGCAGGTAGCGCTCTATATCCTCAACCAGAAACGTTCGAACCTGGTCGATCTGGAAACCCGCTTCGCCATCGATGTCGAAGTGCATGCGGACGACATGGTCAATGGCCAGCTCTACGTTCTGGAGCGCGGTGCACCGGTCGATCGCGACCGTGTGCCGATGCCGGTTCCTGCGATTGTCCAGCCGGATACGATCGAGATCATCGACGAAGACACCGAACAGCCGGACATTGAGGAATTCGCTCAGGAAGACGACAATGACGGCCGCCGCCGGCGCCGCCGTCGCAAGCGCCGGAGGGGTGGTTCCGATAACCAGCAGGACGATGGCGAATCGCGTCAGGTCAACGCCGAGGCAGACGATGCCGATGGCGATGACGAGCAGCCGCAGGAAGCCCGTTCAGGTGGTGATGAGGACGGTGACGATGAACCGCGTCGCAAGCGCCGCCGTGGACGCCGTGGTGGTCGCCGCGGCCGTCGCAACGGTGACGATATGCAGGCAGAAGGTGGCGCTGAAAACGACGGCGAGACCAATGACGAAACTCGGGAAGCCGCTTCCTCTGAAGAACAGCAGGACGATCAGACCGGTTCTGAAGCCGTAGCCGTCGCCGAAAGCGGTCAGGAAACAGAAGCTGCGGGTGCCGCATCACAGGATGGTGCCCAGGCCGATGAGGCAAAGGCCGTCGATGGCGACACGGTTTCGGACGCTAGCGGCGAAAGCCCTGCGGAAGAAACTGCGCAGCAGGACGGTGCCGCCGTTCCTGTAGAGGCCGATGCGGCAGATGAGACACCGGTGATGGCTGAAGCTGACACCATCGTGGTCGAAACGCCGACTTCCGAACAGCCGATTGCCAGCGAAGCCGATGCCGATGCCGAAGAAGAAGCACCTGCGCGCAAGGCGCCGGCCGAGCCTGTCGTAACCAGCGAAACATCTGGAGACGACGACAAGGAAGACAAGCCGAAACGCGGCGGCTGGTGGCAGCGTGGCCGGTCGTTCTTCTGA
- a CDS encoding DsbA family protein codes for MTDTSPKIQILKTGSLCPPMLLRVLSACALALTLLAGPVAAQDLNRGEIEKIVREYLLEHPEVIAEALTELDRREKEAAEVALVEALNESADVLFNSSRQVVLGNPEGSVTLVEFFDYNCGYCKRAHGDMVKLIDENPDLKVVLKEFPVLGQGSVEAAQVAVAVNSVAPEKYGEFHEKLLLSRGQANRASALAAATSVGISEDDLLASMKTDEAGQTIEEVYSLANRLGLTGTPSYVVGNDVVMGAVGYEELSQKLDALQNCGQTTC; via the coding sequence ATGACCGACACTTCCCCGAAGATCCAGATCCTGAAGACCGGGTCGCTCTGCCCGCCGATGCTGCTGCGCGTCCTGTCGGCTTGTGCGCTTGCACTTACCCTTCTGGCTGGCCCGGTTGCCGCTCAGGATCTGAACCGCGGTGAGATTGAAAAAATCGTGCGGGAATATCTGCTTGAGCATCCTGAAGTGATTGCCGAAGCGCTGACCGAACTCGATCGCCGTGAAAAGGAAGCTGCAGAAGTTGCGCTCGTGGAAGCCCTCAACGAAAGCGCCGACGTTCTTTTCAATTCGTCGCGGCAGGTGGTTCTGGGCAATCCGGAAGGGTCTGTCACCCTGGTCGAGTTCTTCGATTATAACTGCGGCTACTGCAAGCGCGCGCACGGCGACATGGTCAAGCTGATCGATGAAAACCCCGACCTTAAAGTCGTCCTGAAGGAATTCCCGGTTCTCGGCCAGGGCTCTGTCGAAGCAGCCCAGGTGGCTGTCGCGGTCAACTCTGTGGCGCCAGAGAAATACGGCGAATTCCATGAAAAACTGCTGCTGAGCCGCGGCCAGGCGAACCGGGCCAGCGCCCTCGCCGCAGCGACGTCCGTCGGCATTTCGGAAGACGATCTCCTGGCGTCCATGAAAACGGACGAAGCCGGCCAGACGATTGAAGAAGTCTACTCCCTGGCTAACCGTCTCGGCTTGACCGGCACTCCGTCCTATGTGGTCGGCAACGACGTGGTCATGGGCGCGGTCGGTTACGAGGAACTGAGCCAGAAGCTCGACGCGCTGCAGAATTGCGGCCAGACCACTTGCTGA
- a CDS encoding pyridoxal phosphate-dependent aminotransferase — protein MNQPLFQPSRRSDVAPFIAMDVLAEAARLEAQGRKIIHMEVGQPSAPAPKAALDMARKALDHGRLGYTEALGIRPLREALAAHYRTTYGVDVPVERIMATTGSSAGFNLAFLAAFDPGDRIVLTAPGYPAYRNILKALGLVAVEIEVGEETRWSLTPAHLEEAQKEGPVKGVLVASPANPTGTMMTADALEDLIRYCDEAGIWFISDEIYHGLCYDGEEKTALETSQNVIIVNSFSKYYCMTGWRIGWLVLPEQLVRPTERIAQSLYISPPELSQIAAGAALNSVQELEAVKAGYAANRALLLDGLPKIGLDKLLPVDGAFYIYADISQFSSDSLDFARRMLHEAGVAATPGVDFDPVHGHEFLRFSFAGAHDDMKLALEKLRGFLKAV, from the coding sequence ATGAACCAGCCTCTTTTTCAACCGTCTCGCCGCAGTGACGTTGCCCCCTTCATCGCAATGGATGTTCTTGCCGAAGCGGCACGTCTGGAAGCGCAGGGGCGCAAGATCATTCATATGGAAGTCGGGCAGCCATCGGCCCCGGCGCCCAAGGCTGCGTTGGATATGGCGAGAAAAGCTCTGGATCATGGTCGTCTCGGCTACACCGAAGCGCTTGGCATCCGCCCGTTGCGCGAGGCATTGGCTGCGCATTATCGAACGACCTATGGCGTCGACGTGCCTGTCGAGCGGATCATGGCAACCACGGGCTCATCCGCCGGTTTCAATCTCGCCTTCCTTGCCGCGTTTGATCCCGGGGACCGAATTGTCCTGACGGCTCCCGGTTATCCGGCCTATCGCAACATCCTGAAAGCCCTTGGTCTCGTTGCGGTCGAGATCGAAGTCGGGGAGGAAACCCGGTGGAGCCTGACGCCAGCGCATCTGGAAGAGGCTCAAAAAGAAGGTCCTGTGAAAGGCGTCCTGGTTGCCAGTCCAGCCAATCCGACCGGAACGATGATGACGGCCGACGCGCTGGAAGACCTGATCCGCTATTGCGACGAGGCGGGCATATGGTTCATCTCGGATGAGATCTACCATGGGCTTTGCTACGACGGTGAAGAGAAGACAGCGCTGGAAACATCGCAGAATGTCATTATCGTCAACAGTTTCTCGAAATACTATTGCATGACGGGCTGGCGCATTGGCTGGCTGGTGTTGCCGGAGCAACTGGTGCGCCCAACAGAGCGGATTGCCCAGAGCCTCTATATTTCTCCGCCGGAGCTGTCCCAGATCGCTGCGGGAGCAGCACTCAACTCGGTGCAGGAACTGGAAGCGGTCAAGGCAGGGTATGCTGCCAACCGCGCCTTGCTTCTCGACGGGTTGCCGAAAATCGGTCTCGACAAGCTGTTGCCGGTAGATGGGGCCTTTTACATCTATGCAGATATAAGCCAGTTCAGCTCGGACAGTCTCGATTTCGCCAGGCGTATGCTGCACGAGGCAGGTGTCGCGGCAACGCCCGGTGTCGATTTCGATCCCGTGCACGGTCATGAGTTCTTGCGCTTTTCCTTTGCAGGTGCGCATGACGATATGAAGTTGGCGCTTGAGAAGCTCAGAGGTTTTCTCAAAGCAGTCTGA